In Chryseobacterium turcicum, a single window of DNA contains:
- a CDS encoding outer membrane beta-barrel family protein, which produces MTKYQIFLLFIFNVVFFSAQQKFTINGTVSNRNNNSSPVEIYLYNSENKLVKTTVTRESKFEFNDLISNTYYLQISSGETEQKEKPFLLNRNESFNIVYQPKINEIEGVTINREKKKFSVENGNITLDIADSPLNKVASSSELLAKLPFVTLDANGEGLSMVGKGTPLLYVDNQRIDFSTLAGISVEDIKSVEIIRNPSVKYEAEGKAVIKINLKKSKKDGSKLSLSETATFQKRFSNYFNANFQQKKNKTEWKINAAYNAIQHWESNGYNYAVPSQNISSDYTILSLTNRPQTIFGASLYQELNDDGDYLTLTFNSNFRPDKGDNNTNTKYSENGISKNILTLNHQDSKRASINSIFNYNKKLADWDANIFTGFQYTRESRNVDYEFLNNIDGSGYEFNQFRRQMYAGDVYSGRIDFEKKLNENYKLELGTSFTKAETITDNITDFAALKAPEFFNYLFKENNSGSYINFGAEKDKWNFKAGIRMETTSAKGFDNILKDTTLSRNALDWFPNAEISFQQNKEYVYTLNFRKTISRPGYGNLSSGGLYGSPYIEYVGNPNLIPTYTNTLSFNTSLKKWSVNASVYTSKNPMGYTLVYDDAKNISKFTLINFDKEMGASIGVDFPFEWKIWSSQNSMSVNYDKTEDSLALMKKSNPYLYFYTNNTLKITKTFSLLMDGSYISKRTQGLYENNAICAVNFGITKSLSDFDFTFRYNDVFKQLNYVQTMTYDKIISTGNFYGNTPTVSFAVKYNFGRLEKSSYKENNVNETSGRL; this is translated from the coding sequence ATGACTAAATATCAAATCTTTTTACTCTTTATTTTCAATGTTGTATTTTTTTCAGCTCAACAAAAATTTACTATTAATGGTACTGTTTCCAACCGTAATAACAACAGTTCACCAGTAGAAATCTATCTGTATAACAGCGAAAATAAGCTGGTAAAAACTACAGTAACCCGAGAATCAAAATTTGAGTTTAACGATTTAATATCAAACACCTATTATCTTCAGATTTCTTCTGGGGAAACAGAACAAAAAGAAAAACCATTCTTACTAAACCGTAATGAAAGTTTCAATATCGTCTATCAACCTAAAATAAATGAAATTGAGGGAGTAACTATCAATCGGGAGAAGAAAAAATTCAGTGTAGAAAACGGAAATATCACATTAGATATTGCAGATTCACCTTTAAATAAAGTAGCTAGTTCTTCAGAATTATTGGCTAAATTACCTTTTGTCACCCTTGATGCAAATGGTGAAGGTCTTTCTATGGTTGGGAAAGGTACTCCTTTGTTGTATGTTGATAATCAACGGATAGATTTTTCTACTCTGGCAGGAATTTCAGTGGAAGATATAAAATCGGTTGAAATCATTAGAAATCCATCTGTGAAGTATGAAGCTGAAGGCAAAGCAGTCATCAAAATCAATTTGAAAAAGAGTAAAAAAGATGGCTCTAAACTTTCATTATCTGAAACAGCGACTTTTCAAAAACGATTCAGCAATTATTTTAATGCAAATTTTCAGCAGAAAAAAAACAAAACAGAGTGGAAAATCAATGCAGCCTACAACGCCATTCAACATTGGGAAAGCAATGGCTACAATTATGCGGTACCCAGCCAAAACATTTCGTCAGATTATACTATCCTTTCTCTTACCAATCGCCCGCAAACTATTTTCGGAGCAAGTTTGTATCAGGAATTAAACGATGATGGAGATTATCTTACTTTGACTTTCAACAGTAATTTCCGTCCGGATAAAGGAGATAACAATACCAATACAAAATATTCTGAAAACGGAATTTCTAAAAACATCTTGACGTTAAATCATCAAGATAGCAAAAGAGCATCTATCAATTCAATTTTTAATTATAATAAGAAATTAGCTGATTGGGATGCTAATATTTTTACTGGATTTCAATACACACGAGAAAGCCGAAATGTAGATTATGAGTTTTTGAATAATATTGATGGTTCAGGATATGAATTCAATCAATTTCGAAGACAAATGTATGCCGGTGATGTTTATTCGGGAAGAATTGATTTTGAAAAAAAACTCAATGAAAATTACAAATTAGAACTTGGCACAAGTTTTACAAAAGCAGAAACAATTACCGATAATATCACAGATTTTGCAGCTTTAAAAGCTCCCGAATTTTTTAATTATCTTTTTAAAGAAAATAATAGCGGGTCATACATTAATTTTGGAGCTGAAAAAGATAAATGGAACTTTAAAGCCGGAATTCGTATGGAAACTACTTCCGCAAAAGGATTTGATAATATTTTGAAAGACACTACCCTATCTCGAAATGCCCTCGACTGGTTTCCCAATGCAGAAATTTCGTTTCAACAAAATAAAGAATATGTTTACACCTTAAATTTCAGAAAAACAATCTCAAGACCTGGTTATGGCAATCTTTCTTCAGGAGGATTATACGGAAGTCCTTATATAGAATACGTTGGAAATCCCAATTTAATCCCGACATACACCAATACATTATCTTTTAATACAAGCTTAAAAAAATGGTCGGTAAATGCATCGGTTTACACAAGCAAAAACCCGATGGGATATACTTTGGTTTATGATGATGCAAAAAACATTTCAAAATTTACACTTATCAATTTTGACAAAGAGATGGGAGCAAGCATCGGTGTAGATTTCCCTTTTGAATGGAAAATATGGTCTTCACAAAACAGTATGTCTGTAAATTATGACAAGACAGAAGACAGTTTAGCTTTAATGAAAAAGTCCAATCCCTACTTATATTTCTACACCAACAATACTTTAAAAATTACTAAAACTTTTTCTCTATTAATGGATGGCTCTTACATCAGCAAGCGTACTCAAGGCTTGTACGAAAACAATGCAATTTGTGCCGTTAATTTTGGTATCACCAAATCTCTATCTGATTTTGATTTTACCTTCAGATACAACGATGTTTTTAAGCAGCTGAATTATGTCCAGACCATGACCTATGATAAAATTATTTCTACAGGAAATTTTTATGGAAATACACCCACCGTATCCTTTGCCGTAAAATATAATTTTGGAAGGCTTGAAAAATCGAGCTATAAAGAAAATAATGTTAATGAAACTTCTGGGAGGTTGTAA
- a CDS encoding TonB-dependent receptor, with protein MIQKTSLRAATTIAAVCFSTVVFAQQKYSISGTVKDKKNGELLLGVAVKVAEDPTISVVANEYGFYSLSLPKGSYTLVVSSPGFKDFQQIINVEDNIKQNIELNQEDEERTAKIDEVIISGVKKDKNLSSAQMGTETLSIKNIEKLPVLFGEKDVMKTIQLLPGIKSSGEGSSGFSVRGGATDQNLILLDEAPVYNASHLLGFFSTFNSDALKDVSIIKGNSPAQYGGRLSSVLDVKMKDGNNKDYNVNGGIGLISSRLSVEGPIQKEKSSFIVSGRRTYADVFLKATDDFKDSKLYFYDLNLKANYQINDNNRLYLSGYFGRDVLGLGDTFSTDWGNTTATLRWNSIINSKLFSNTSFIYSNYNYNVSLSSNNNTFGLDSEIEDWNLKQDFTWFAGNKHSVKFGLQSIYHTITPSSASGTSVSSFPRNPRYSWENAVYINDDFKATEKLTINYGARLAMFSVLGGDTFNTYENGVLTDSEFLEKGKFGKTYINLEPRITANYRINQVSSVKGGYSRNTQNLHLLSNSGSGNPTDQWIGSSYTVKPEIADQISAGYSRNFNNNNYELNAEIYYKSMQNQIDFKNGAQISFDTAADVESELLFGKGRAYGLELIAKKKNGKLTGWISYTLSKTERKINGINDNEWYDARQDKTHDLSIVATYQLNPKWSFSGLFLYSTGNAVTFPTGKYELNGQTVFQYSKRNADRMPAYHRMDLSATYEPSSNKRFKGSWSFGIYNVYGRQNAYTITFEDNPDNPGTTRAMQTSLFRWVPNITYNFKF; from the coding sequence TTGATACAGAAAACATCATTAAGGGCTGCAACCACTATCGCTGCAGTCTGCTTTAGTACTGTAGTTTTTGCGCAGCAGAAATACTCGATAAGCGGTACGGTAAAGGATAAAAAAAATGGAGAATTGCTCCTCGGAGTTGCCGTAAAAGTTGCCGAAGACCCTACTATTTCAGTTGTGGCTAATGAGTACGGATTTTACTCGCTCTCACTTCCCAAAGGTTCTTATACTTTGGTTGTTTCAAGCCCGGGTTTTAAAGATTTTCAGCAGATTATTAATGTTGAAGATAATATTAAACAAAATATTGAGTTGAATCAGGAAGATGAGGAAAGAACAGCCAAAATTGATGAAGTCATTATTTCTGGTGTTAAAAAAGATAAAAATCTTTCTTCAGCACAAATGGGAACTGAAACATTAAGCATTAAAAACATTGAAAAACTTCCCGTTTTATTTGGTGAAAAAGATGTGATGAAAACGATTCAGCTTTTGCCGGGGATTAAAAGCAGCGGTGAAGGAAGCAGTGGTTTCAGTGTAAGAGGTGGCGCCACAGACCAGAATTTGATTTTATTGGATGAAGCTCCTGTTTATAATGCATCGCATTTACTAGGATTTTTCAGTACCTTCAACAGTGATGCGCTGAAAGATGTGAGCATCATCAAAGGAAACAGTCCGGCTCAATATGGAGGTCGTTTGTCTTCTGTTTTGGATGTAAAAATGAAAGACGGAAACAACAAAGATTATAATGTTAATGGCGGAATTGGTTTAATAAGCAGTCGATTAAGTGTAGAAGGTCCGATTCAAAAGGAAAAGTCATCATTCATTGTTTCGGGAAGACGAACCTATGCTGATGTTTTTCTGAAAGCAACCGATGATTTCAAAGACAGTAAATTGTATTTTTATGATTTAAACTTAAAAGCCAATTATCAAATCAATGACAATAACCGATTATATTTATCAGGATATTTTGGAAGAGATGTTTTAGGTTTAGGTGATACTTTTTCTACAGATTGGGGAAATACTACCGCTACTCTACGTTGGAACAGTATTATCAATAGTAAATTGTTCTCCAACACGTCATTCATCTACAGCAACTACAATTATAATGTAAGTTTAAGCAGTAACAATAATACTTTCGGATTAGATTCTGAAATTGAAGACTGGAATTTGAAGCAGGATTTCACATGGTTTGCAGGAAATAAGCATTCAGTAAAATTTGGTTTGCAGTCTATTTACCATACCATTACACCAAGCAGTGCTTCTGGAACAAGTGTGAGTAGCTTTCCTAGAAACCCGAGATATTCTTGGGAAAATGCAGTTTACATTAATGATGATTTTAAAGCAACTGAAAAATTAACGATTAATTACGGAGCAAGATTGGCGATGTTCTCTGTTTTAGGAGGTGATACTTTTAATACGTATGAAAATGGAGTTTTGACCGATTCTGAATTTTTAGAAAAAGGAAAATTTGGCAAAACTTATATCAATCTTGAGCCGAGAATTACGGCAAATTACAGAATTAATCAGGTAAGCAGCGTGAAAGGAGGATATTCCAGAAACACTCAGAATCTTCATTTATTGAGCAACAGCGGAAGCGGAAATCCTACCGACCAATGGATTGGGAGCAGCTATACCGTAAAACCTGAAATTGCCGACCAGATAAGCGCAGGCTACAGCCGAAATTTCAACAATAATAATTATGAGTTGAATGCTGAGATTTACTACAAATCAATGCAAAACCAAATCGACTTTAAAAACGGAGCGCAAATTAGTTTTGATACTGCTGCAGATGTAGAAAGCGAATTGCTATTCGGGAAAGGAAGAGCCTATGGTTTAGAATTAATTGCCAAAAAGAAAAATGGAAAACTAACCGGCTGGATTTCTTATACTTTGTCTAAAACTGAAAGAAAAATAAACGGTATCAACGATAACGAATGGTATGATGCAAGACAAGACAAAACGCATGATCTTTCTATTGTGGCAACATATCAACTGAATCCGAAATGGTCTTTTTCAGGATTATTCCTTTACAGCACCGGAAATGCAGTAACTTTCCCAACCGGAAAATATGAACTGAACGGGCAAACTGTTTTCCAATACAGCAAAAGAAATGCCGACAGAATGCCCGCTTATCATAGAATGGATTTGAGTGCAACCTATGAACCTAGCTCTAACAAACGCTTTAAAGGTTCTTGGTCATTCGGAATTTACAATGTCTATGGAAGACAAAATGCGTACACAATAACTTTTGAAGACAACCCGGATAATCCGGGAACTACGAGAGCAATGCAGACTTCGCTATTCCGTTGGGTTCCTAATATTACGTACAATTTCAAATTTTAA
- a CDS encoding DUF4249 domain-containing protein: MKNIFLIILSLFLVTSCEKEIDLDLDDQSGSIVIEGNVTDQAGPYYVKITKSVAFTQANQYPAIENAQVVLSDNTGQTETLLYIGNGKYQTSTFVGQSGRTYTLKIQAEGKEYTSTSIMPAAVSFDGLDQDSFMVGGETSYTLLPVFTDPQALGDRYLFVYSVNNNPKQFFSEFSDNVNNGMLNQRPLILPNDDGDKPDDIKVVVGDTIHVEMQCIDDKVYTFYSALLQLSGGGAGGGVTPSNPPSNISNGALGYFSAHTVRKKSIVIQ, from the coding sequence ATGAAAAATATATTTTTAATCATATTATCCCTGTTTTTGGTAACGTCTTGTGAGAAGGAAATCGACCTCGATTTGGATGATCAAAGCGGAAGTATTGTCATAGAAGGCAATGTAACCGATCAGGCGGGTCCGTATTACGTGAAAATCACAAAATCGGTTGCTTTCACCCAAGCCAATCAATATCCGGCTATAGAAAATGCTCAGGTTGTTTTAAGCGACAATACCGGACAAACCGAAACCTTGTTATATATTGGAAACGGAAAATACCAGACATCAACTTTCGTTGGACAATCTGGAAGAACTTATACGTTAAAAATTCAGGCAGAGGGCAAAGAATACACTTCAACAAGCATAATGCCTGCAGCGGTTTCTTTTGACGGTTTAGACCAAGATTCTTTTATGGTGGGTGGTGAAACCAGTTACACTCTTTTACCGGTTTTCACCGATCCTCAAGCTTTAGGCGACCGTTATCTTTTTGTATACTCAGTTAACAACAATCCTAAACAGTTTTTTTCTGAGTTTTCTGATAATGTTAACAACGGAATGCTTAACCAAAGACCATTAATTTTACCCAACGACGATGGCGATAAACCAGACGATATAAAAGTTGTGGTAGGCGACACCATTCATGTAGAAATGCAGTGTATTGATGATAAAGTGTACACATTCTACTCAGCATTGCTTCAGCTTTCGGGAGGTGGCGCTGGCGGTGGTGTTACCCCAAGTAACCCACCAAGTAATATTAGCAATGGCGCTTTAGGATACTTTTCGGCACATACCGTGAGGAAAAAAAGTATCGTTATTCAATAA